Below is a window of Streptomyces sp. NBC_00223 DNA.
CGGATGCGCAGGCGCGGGCCGGGTGAGAGCGTTCGGGCGTTCCGTACCCGCTACGACACCCCGGTGCTGCACGGACTGCGGGACCGGCTGGCGGGATGGCTGGTGCCGCTGACCGATACGGCGGCGGCGATGGAGCCGGTGATGCCGGTCGAGGACCGGGCGGCGGACACCTGGGAGCCGCTGGTGGTCGTCGCCGACCTCGCGGGCGGCGGATGGCCGCAGCGCGCCCGGCACGCCTGCCGGGTGATGACCGCGCACGAGGAGGGCAACGACCAGGAGACGGGCCTGAAGACCCGCATCCTGGCCGACATCCGCACCGTGTTCGCCGGGCTGGGGGACCCGGAGGCGCTGTCGACGCAGTCCCTGCTGAGTGCCCTGAACGCGGATCCGGAGGGGCCGTGGCGCGAGTACGGCACCAGCGGGCTGACCCCGCGGGGCCTGCAACTGCTGCTGAAGGACTACGGGATCAGCTCGGCCAACCGCCGCTTCCCCGGCGACACCCAGCGCCGGGGCTTCACCCGCAACCAGTTCACCGACGCCTGGACCCGCTACTGCCCCCGCCCCGAAAAGGTGTCCTCGGCCGGGCGGTAAACCCCCACCGACCCGTACCACCCGTCCCCGTGCAGGTCAGCGCGGGGACGGGTCACTTCCCCGTGACGAGTCGACCCGCATCACGAGATCCACCCGTACCCGACTGACCAGCAACGCAACGGGTGGGATGGGTCGCACGCCCCTACGCCCACACAGCCATGCCCACGCCCAGGAGTACAACCATGGACCAGCCTCGGAAGAAGCCCGGAGTCCTCGCACGGATCAGCCGGACCTTCACCGGCCACTCGGGCGGAGCAAGCTGGAGCGAAGTCCACATCGCCGGGGGCGATGCGGACTTCGCGCTTGAGCCCGCCCCGTCGGAGGCGGGCATCGACCGGGCCCACGGGGCCCGGACCGGGGAAGGGGAGGCCGAGCGCGGCCTTCTCCCGGGACAGGATCACGACGACGGGCATCCCGAGCGCTTCGCGCCGACCCTCACGCCCGACGCGTTCGTCCACCGTGGTGTCGCCGCGCTGGATGTCCCGTCGCTGCCGGTCGAATCCGACGGTCTCGTCACGAGCCGTCGGCCGCTGAGCGAGATCCTCTACCGGCCGCGCAGCGGCACCAAGCGCGACATCCAGCTGACGTGCTCGGCTGAGCCGTCCGAGCGGGACTTCATCGACCTCGCCGCCAAGGCGGCCAAGCGGTCGCGGTCGGCGTTCCTGATGGACGCCGCACTGACCTTCGCCCACGCCTACCTCGGCGACCAGCGCCCCGACGGTGTCCCGGCACTGCCCTCGCCGCAGGCGCTCCAGGACCTGACCCGGCTGTGCGGGCAGCTGCTGCGCGAGATCCACCGCGTGGGCGTGAACCTCAACCAGATCGCCCGCGCCATCAACATGGGCACCTGGCCCGACACCACCGATGACGTCCTGGCCGAAGTCCACGCACTGGCCCGCGCCGCCCGCCTCGCACTCGAACACGTCATATCCGGGTGCCGGGGGTGCCGGCATGGTGCCTGACGTCTCCACCGGCTCCCGCACCCGCGGCCTGCTGTCCTACCTCTACGGCCCCGGCCGCCGCGACGAACACACCGACCCCCACATCGTCGCCGCGTTCGCCATGCCCGGCATCCCCGACCCCGGCCGCGCCCCCCTCGACCAGCACCACGCCCTCCTGGACGAGTTGGCCGACTACCTCGACCAGCCCGTCCGCGTGCGCGAGCAGCGCACCGGCAAGAAGGTGCCCCAGCACGTATGGCACTGCCCCGTCCGCACCGCACCCGGCGACCGCTACCTCACCGACGAGGAATGGGCGCAGGTCGCCCGCCGGGTCGTGCACGCCACCGGCATCGCCCCCGACGGCGACGACGCCGGATGCCGGTGGATCGCGGTGCGCCACGCGGAGGACCACATCCACATCATGGCCACGAGCGTCCGCGAGGACGGCCGCCGTCCCCGTACCAACCGCGACGGCCAGCGCGCCCAAGCCGAGTGCCGCAAGATCGAAGCCGAACTCGGCCTGCGCCGAATCAAATCCGGCGACTTCACCGCAGCACCGACGCCCACCAGCGCCGAACAGGCCAAAGCCCAGCGCGCGGGCAACACCGAGACGACACGGGAGTGGCTGCGCGACCAGGCATACGCGGCCGCAGCCGCCGCACGCGACGAGACCGAGTACTTCTCCACGCTCAGCGCGCTCGGCATCAGCATCAAGTACCGGCTCGGCCCGCAGACCGGCGACACCACCGGATACAGCCTCGCCGCACCCGACGACACCAACCGCCACGGCGAGCCGATCTACTTCAGCGGCTCCACGCTCGCCCCCGACCTGTCCATCAACCGACTGCGCGAACGCCTCAACGCCCACAACGCCACCGACCAGCCCACCGCCGACACTGCTGGCCCAAGCCCGTGGGACCAGGCTGACACTGCCCTGCGGAACCTCCACGCCAGCCTCCTCGACCAGGAAGCCGACAGCAGCCGGGATCAGGACGGCGTGATCCAGGCCCAGGCTGCGGCGTTCGGCGAACTCCTCCACAACGCCGCCGCCACCGCACCCGCCCACGCGCGGGCCGAACTTCGGGCAGCCGCGGCGTCGTTCAACCGGGCCAACCGCTCCGCCATCCGCGCCGAACACCGGAGCGCCGCCGCCCTGCGCACCGCTGCCAAGGAACTTTTCCACGCCCTCGGCTCGGGCAATGACGGCGGTGCAGCCGTCGCAGGGCTGCTGTCCACCGCCGTACTCACGCTCATCGCCCTGGCCCGCTGGAACGAAACCCGGAGCCACCGGCAACAGGCCGCGGCAGCCCACCAGACACTCGTCCACCTGCGGACCGCCTACCAGCAGGCCGCCGAACCCGTCCTGGCCGACCTCGCCTCACGCACACCCAGCCCGCAGACCGCCCAGCGCTACGCCACCGACCTACGAGCCACCATTCCCGAACACACGACTAGCATCCTCGCCGACCCCGCCTGGCCCGCCCTGGCCACCACCCTCGCCAAAGCCGAAAGCACCGGCCAAAAACCCCGCCACGCCCTCGCCGCAATCGCCCGGCAACGCGAACTCGACACTGCCGACCACCCCGCCGAAGTCCTCAACTGGCGCCTCCACCACCAGACCACCGAACGCCACGCCGCCCGCGTCCGGGCCGCCAGCGCCCGCCCTCACCGCAACACCTCCACAGGCGCACCCGCGGACACAACGGGAAGCACACTCCCTCATACCGCGCAGGCAGACCGCCAGATGCCAGCGAAGCGACACTGACGGAGGCCCTGAGCCACGACCCGCAGCGCCGCTCAGTCGCTGAACGCGAGCAGCATTGGGGTAGGAAAAGAACGGCACCGCGATCGAAGATGCCGACACTTCACGACCCGCACGAGCGGGATCGCCCTGGAGCCCGTCATCCCTCGCGGGCAGAGCGGACAGAAGGGGTGGGTGACGCTTCTCAAGCCCGATGCGGTCGCCGCCGGATCAGGTCGCCGGCGTGGCGCAGCTGAGCAGCATGTCCAGTTGCGTCACCGTCTCGGTGGCGTCGGTGTGGTGGATGGTGCGGATGCCCAGAGCCTCGGCGGGTGGCAGGTTGATCGCGTGGTCGTCGACGAACACGCAGTCCTCGCCGGGCAGTTGTAGCTGTTCAAGGGTGTGCAGGTAGATGCCTGGATCGGGCTTGCGGACGCCGATCTGCTCGGACAGCACGATCGCGTCCCATTCCCCATCCCACATCCCGAGTGCCTGGTAGGGGTTGTAGGGGGTCAGGCCGAAGCTGTTGGAGAGCATGGCGACCTTGATGCCGGCGGCGCGGGCGCGGCGTGCGGCGTCGACCATGCGGGGCTCCAGGTGGAGGTTCGCCAGGGCGCGCCGCATCAGGTCGGTGGGGTCGATGCGGAGGATGCCGCCGATGACCTGGTTCCACTGCTCCTGGGTGGCTTCGCCGACCTCCAGCGCCTTGTAGATCGCCACCCCGTCCGGATGCTCGTCCAGCGCGTGGAAGTAGGTGCCGGGGACCAGGCCCTCGCTGCGCTCGAAGGCCTCGCCGTTGAGCCGCATCCGGATGGTGAGGACGCCCCCGAAGTCGAGGATCAGGCCGCGGTAGGTCATTGCTGGCTCCGTACGAATGTGGCTCACCCCCGGGTGGGTGCACGGACATGCTTCGCCACGGATGGTAGCCGCCGGTCGAATGCTCCCGCCTTCCCTGGCTGGGACCGTACCCTGGCGGTGGAGGGGATCGCAGCGGCTGCCGCACGGGCGAGGGGACGTCAGTTCATGACTGTTGAACAGGACTTCGGAATCGGTGCCCGTATCCGGTACTACCGCGAGCGTCGGGGCCTGTCGCAGAAGGCCATGGCTGAACTCGTCGGCAAGTCGGAGAACTGGGCTTACAAAGTCGAAAAGGGCGTGCTGCCCATCGACCGCCTCTCGGTGCTGATCGACCTCGCGCGGGTGCTGCACGTCTGTGACTTGACCGACCTGACCGGCGGTGTTCTGACGGGCGCTGTTTCGGGACCGCAGACCGAGCACCAGGCCGTGCCCGCGATCCGACGCGTCCTGTCCCTGCCCTCGTCGCTGCTGCCGTCCGGGATCGGCGAGGTGCCCGTGGACGACTACCAGGCGGCTGTGGACGACGCATGGCGCGTGTACGAGACGCAGACCAAGGACCGGTACGCCGACATCGGCGGCCGGCTGCCGAATCTCCTGCGACAGGGCTACGCGGCCGTACGCGACGCCGAAGGCGAGGAGCGGGAACGGCAGGCGGTGGCGCTGCTGATCTCCGTGTACGGCCTGGCCCAGGTCTGGCTGCGCCGCGTCGGTGAGCCGGTGCAGGCCCGTATCGCCGCCGACCGGGGGGTTGCCCTGGCCGACCAGGTCGGAGATCCCGCGCTGCTCGCGGCGGCCACGTGGACCTTGGCCTGTGTGCTTACTTCATCGGGGAATGTGGCCGACTGCGTCGCCTTGGCGCGGGAGGCCATCGCCAACTGCAAGCCGGGCGAGGACGCCTCGGCGGAGCACCTGTCCGCGTACGGGGCACTTCATCTTTCGGCGGCGGTGGCCGCCGTGCGCGACAACCAGGGGCCCGTGGCGTGGGACCTCTACCGCGGCGCCGAAAGGGTGGCGGCGCGTCTCGGCCAGGACCGCAACGACTGGCACACCAGCTTCGGTCCGACGAACGTGGCCATGCACGCCGTGCACCTCCGGGCTGAGGAAGGAGACACGGTAGAGGCGCTGCGCGTGGCCGACAGCGTGGAGGACAACCCCGAACTGCCGCTTGAGCGGCGCACCCGGTACCTGGTCGAGGTCATGAACTGCAACCGCATCCAGCGCGACGACTTCGCCACCGTCTACATGCTCAAGCGGATCACCGCCCAGTCCCCCGAAGAGGTGGGCTTCTCGCCACTGGTCCGGGAGGCGGTTGCGGACCTGCTCAAGCGGGAAAAGCCCATGTGGCGGCAGGATCTGCGGGCGGTGGCCCAGCACATCGGCATGACCGCGTAGAGATCGGCACGCCCTGACTGCTTGTCAGCCCTGATTTTTCCTCAGGGTCGCACAACAACCGTGCTCCTACGTTGGGTGACATGACAGAACGTCACCTGCTGCTGAACGGGACGTTACGGGCCTGGCACGTCGAACGTTCCCCCGGTGCTCCCGAGCTGACCCAGGCCGGACGCGTCGCCATCCCGGTCCGAGTCCGCCGGATCGGGAAGCGCTTCTCCGCCACCACGACCGTGCTGGTCCTCACCGCTGAGGAAGCCGACGCGCTCTGCGTCGAGTTGACGGCTCTGTTGCACCCTGACGACGGCCAGGAGGCCGCGTCATGACCGGGCCGTGGCGGACCGCCGCCGACTGCGAGCGCCGCCGGGACCTCCTCTCGGCCGCCGCCGGCCTGCATCCGGGAAGCACGGCCGTCGCCGCCGCCCATCGGGCCCCGACCTTGAAGGTGCCGCGCCTCCTCCGCGCCCGACGAGAAGGGCCGGTCTCATGACCCGGGCAGCGCACTCCACGAGCAACCTCACCACCCCCATCGCCCCCATTCCCGTCGTGACCGAGCCCATCTGCGACGAGTTCGTGGTGCGGATCTCCGGCGACGCCGCGACGAGCAGCGCCCTCGGACGGGATCTCGACGGCCAGAGGGTCGGGCGGCTTCGCCGCATCAGCGCGGCCAAGCTGCGCCTTTGGGGGCTGTCCCAGCTCGGGGACGACGCCAAGCTCCTGATCAGCGAAGTCGTCACTAATGCCCTGCGGTACGGCGAGGGTGGTGAGATCGAGTTCCGCCTCGTCATCACCCTTCGGGGGCTGTTGATCGCGGTGAACGACGGTTCGGCCCAACGCCCGCAGTTGAGCATGGTCGGCGCGTCCAGCGAGACCGGCCGCGGGCTCTTCCTCATCGCTGCGTTCGCCGACGACTGGGGCGTCTGCCCCGACGGCACGACCACCTGGTGCACGCTGAGCCTTGCGAGGGCGTGCCGATGACCGTCCGGACTCAGCGCCTCTCGGCGGCCAGAGCTGATACGACCTGGGCACGAGGCACGGAACGCGAGACGCCAACTGTTTCCCGGTGGAAGCCACCACTCGACGCAGCCAGCCTGAACGACATGCTCGGCCTGCTGCGCCGATGGGCATGGACAGCGCTGGACAGCGAAGCCGTCCTGGACGACGTTGCTACGGCTCTGGACGGCATGACTCCTTCCGAGGAGGCCATCGGGACGTTCGTCCGGCGGCTGCGTGGCCACCTGATGCAGCTCGTGGACATCGCCGTGTCCACCCGGGTCCGGCAGAAGTCGGCCTACGCCGACATCCTCATCCAGCAAGCACGCGCCTTGCGGGCGGAGGAGATGCCCGGCGGCCACCACCGCGGCGTGCCCCATCTGCGGCGGACGGCGTGGTTCGTGAGCGAGTTGCTGGACCAGCTCGTCGCGCTCGGCTCCATCGAGGGGGCGGCGTGATCGTCATCTGCCACGAGCTGCTGATCACGCAGGTTCCCGGATCGGGCCACTCCCGTCGAGGTCCGGCGCCGTGACCGGCGGCCGGCGGGCGGTGCCTGCCGCGTACTGACTTCTTCGGTTGCGTCCGCGACCGGAGCAACCCATCCCAAACGGAGGAATGACCATGCACTCGCTTCATCACGCCCCTTCAACCCCTCCCGCCTCCGGTGGTACCGCCGCCCTCGCCGCGCCCCACGCCGGAGTGCGGGCACGGGTGCGGCTGTTGACCGTGGCCCGTACCGCCGGGCTGCACCTGTCGCCGCAGGAGTCCGACGATGCCTCCGGTGGGGGTCGGGTGCTGCTGGGGGAGGCGGACGAGTCGACGGTGCGTGCGCTGGGCGACCTGATCGTCGCCGCCCGGCACGCCACCCCCGTGGCCGTCGCCCCGCCCGTCTCCGGGAGTGCGGGTCAGCGGCTGCGGGAGACCGTACGCGCGGTTGGTCTGGAGCTGAACCCCGGCACGCCCCGCACCGGGCCCGACGGACCCCGCTACCTGCTGGGCGAGGCCGATCACGCCACCGTGACCCGCCTGGCCGACCTGATCACCACCGGCCACACCCGTCTGCACCTGGCCGCCGACGACCTGCGCTTCGCCCTGGTCGCCCACGGCCTGAACGCCGAGCAGGTCAAGGTCGAGGCGGGCACCGTGGACTTGGGCTCCATCGACGTCCCCGACGCCCGCACCCTCCTGCGCCTGCTGACCGGCAGCACCGAGGACGGCCCCGACTACTCCGACGACCCCCGCGGGTACGGGCTACTGGCCGCACGGATCACCGACGCGGTGAAGACCGTCACCGGCGGCGGGGACGTCAACGCCGCCTACACCCCGTACTGCCCCCGGTGCCGGGAGGAAGCCGCCATCCTCCTGCGCGGCCTGCCCCTCCCCCACATCTCGCGCCTGACCGACCACCTCACCCGCACCGCCGCATAGCGCACAAACACAGCGGGCGGAGGACCGGATCTGCGCTCCTCCGCCCGCCAACGCCCCACCCCGCTGCCACCGCCACCGCCAGGAAGACCCAACTCCAGTGACCTCCAGCCACCGACTGCCCGGCGCAGCAACCGTCCCCTTCATCACCCTGCGCGAGAACGAGCACGACGTCTCCGACCGCTCGCTGGCCCTGCGGCCGTTCCGCAACGGCCTGGGACTGTGCTACGCCGACGAACACGACGACGACCGCGACCCCAGCGGAATCCTCCACGCCCGCGTCACCCAGACCCGCAACCCCACCAACTGGCCCACGGGCAAGCCCCGCTGGAAACAGGTCCACCCCACCCGCCAGCGCGAATGCGCCACCCACATGCTCTGCCACGTCTGCAAAGAACAGCCCAGCCGCAACGAGATGGGCATTCTCTTCATCGACGTCCTCGGCCCCAAAGCCCGCCCCGAGGCGGCCCGGTTGGAGGGGATGCGCACCTTCCAGCCGCCCGTCTGCCTCCCCCACGCCAAAACCGCCATCGACCTGTGCCCCCACCTCCAACGCAACACCTTCGTCGCCATGCGCGTCGCCACACCCCGCCTCACCGGAATGCTCGGCACCCCCTACACGATCACCGGCCTCACCATCACCCCCGCCCACACCCCCACGGGCACCGCAATGAAACAGGCGATCATCCCCTTCAACCACCCCCAACGCCACTACTTCCTCGGCGCCCAATACGCCATCGAACTCAACCAAGTAACCGTCATCGACCTCGAAGACGAACTCGCCAAGGCAACCGCTCGTGGCCGAGTGACGATCACCTGACCAGCAAGCCCCGGGGGCCGGCCATGGCTCTCCGATCGCTGCGAGTTCACGAGAACGACAGATCACCCGGCGACAGCCTCCCTGCTCAGCGGCACCATCCGCTGTTGGCCGAACACCCAACGTACGTACGAACGAAGGAACATCCCCACATGACCCGCTCGACCGACACGACCGCCGAACCCGACGAGGCCACCCGGCTGCGGAACAGCGTTGTGGACACCCTCCGCGCGGAGGGCTGGATCGCCTCTCCCGAGGTCGAGGCCGTGATGCGCGCGGTTCCCCGTCACGAGTTCGCCCCCGAGGTGAGCCTGGAGAAGGCGTATGAGCCCTACGCGGCGGTGATCACCAAGACCGACGAGCACGGGGTGCAGCTCAGCTCCGTGTCGGCGCCGCAGATCCAGGCCCTCATGCTGGAGCAGGCCCAAGTCCGCCCGGGGATGCGGGTGCTGGAGATCGGGTCGGGCGGGCTGAACGCGGCCTACCTCGCCGGCCTCGTCGGCGCTGACGGCGAGGTCACCACGGCGGA
It encodes the following:
- a CDS encoding DUF6415 family natural product biosynthesis protein is translated as MLGLLRRWAWTALDSEAVLDDVATALDGMTPSEEAIGTFVRRLRGHLMQLVDIAVSTRVRQKSAYADILIQQARALRAEEMPGGHHRGVPHLRRTAWFVSELLDQLVALGSIEGAA
- a CDS encoding relaxase/mobilization nuclease domain-containing protein, whose product is MVPDVSTGSRTRGLLSYLYGPGRRDEHTDPHIVAAFAMPGIPDPGRAPLDQHHALLDELADYLDQPVRVREQRTGKKVPQHVWHCPVRTAPGDRYLTDEEWAQVARRVVHATGIAPDGDDAGCRWIAVRHAEDHIHIMATSVREDGRRPRTNRDGQRAQAECRKIEAELGLRRIKSGDFTAAPTPTSAEQAKAQRAGNTETTREWLRDQAYAAAAAARDETEYFSTLSALGISIKYRLGPQTGDTTGYSLAAPDDTNRHGEPIYFSGSTLAPDLSINRLRERLNAHNATDQPTADTAGPSPWDQADTALRNLHASLLDQEADSSRDQDGVIQAQAAAFGELLHNAAATAPAHARAELRAAAASFNRANRSAIRAEHRSAAALRTAAKELFHALGSGNDGGAAVAGLLSTAVLTLIALARWNETRSHRQQAAAAHQTLVHLRTAYQQAAEPVLADLASRTPSPQTAQRYATDLRATIPEHTTSILADPAWPALATTLAKAESTGQKPRHALAAIARQRELDTADHPAEVLNWRLHHQTTERHAARVRAASARPHRNTSTGAPADTTGSTLPHTAQADRQMPAKRH
- the mobC gene encoding plasmid mobilization relaxosome protein MobC, which codes for MDQPRKKPGVLARISRTFTGHSGGASWSEVHIAGGDADFALEPAPSEAGIDRAHGARTGEGEAERGLLPGQDHDDGHPERFAPTLTPDAFVHRGVAALDVPSLPVESDGLVTSRRPLSEILYRPRSGTKRDIQLTCSAEPSERDFIDLAAKAAKRSRSAFLMDAALTFAHAYLGDQRPDGVPALPSPQALQDLTRLCGQLLREIHRVGVNLNQIARAINMGTWPDTTDDVLAEVHALARAARLALEHVISGCRGCRHGA
- a CDS encoding ATP-binding protein; its protein translation is MTRAAHSTSNLTTPIAPIPVVTEPICDEFVVRISGDAATSSALGRDLDGQRVGRLRRISAAKLRLWGLSQLGDDAKLLISEVVTNALRYGEGGEIEFRLVITLRGLLIAVNDGSAQRPQLSMVGASSETGRGLFLIAAFADDWGVCPDGTTTWCTLSLARACR
- a CDS encoding helix-turn-helix domain-containing protein, which gives rise to MTVEQDFGIGARIRYYRERRGLSQKAMAELVGKSENWAYKVEKGVLPIDRLSVLIDLARVLHVCDLTDLTGGVLTGAVSGPQTEHQAVPAIRRVLSLPSSLLPSGIGEVPVDDYQAAVDDAWRVYETQTKDRYADIGGRLPNLLRQGYAAVRDAEGEERERQAVALLISVYGLAQVWLRRVGEPVQARIAADRGVALADQVGDPALLAAATWTLACVLTSSGNVADCVALAREAIANCKPGEDASAEHLSAYGALHLSAAVAAVRDNQGPVAWDLYRGAERVAARLGQDRNDWHTSFGPTNVAMHAVHLRAEEGDTVEALRVADSVEDNPELPLERRTRYLVEVMNCNRIQRDDFATVYMLKRITAQSPEEVGFSPLVREAVADLLKREKPMWRQDLRAVAQHIGMTA
- a CDS encoding HAD-IA family hydrolase produces the protein MTYRGLILDFGGVLTIRMRLNGEAFERSEGLVPGTYFHALDEHPDGVAIYKALEVGEATQEQWNQVIGGILRIDPTDLMRRALANLHLEPRMVDAARRARAAGIKVAMLSNSFGLTPYNPYQALGMWDGEWDAIVLSEQIGVRKPDPGIYLHTLEQLQLPGEDCVFVDDHAINLPPAEALGIRTIHHTDATETVTQLDMLLSCATPAT